Genomic window (Streptomyces liliiviolaceus):
CCGGGGAGTACGACGGCTGGGGCTTCCACTACGAGAAGTTCAGCCGGGTGGCGCAGGCCTGGGCCATGGTCGGGGTGGCGGCGCTCGTACGGCGCGAGGACGGCCACATCGCGGAGGCCCGGATCGGCCTCACCAACATGGGGTCCACTCCCCTGCGGGCCACCGCCGCCGAGGAGGCCTTGGCGGGTGTGGGTCCTGACGGGGTGGCACGGGCCGCGCAGTCCGCGGCCGAGGGGATCCGGCCGACCTCCGACCCAGGGGCCTCCGCCGAGTACCGGGCGCAGCTGGCACGGGTGCTCACCCGGCGCTCGGTGCTGGCCGCCGCAGGGATGGGGTGAGGCCGATCGCACGCGAGGAGCAGGAGGACGGGGGCGGGGTCGAAGGCCGGGGCGGCGCCGGACCGGCCTGGCCGACCGGGCCCGACGACGTGCGGGTGCGGCTCGAACAGGGCGGGTATCTCGCCGACGACGGGCTCGCGGTCGCCTGTTTCCTCGCGCTCAGACTGCGTCGGCCGATCTTCTGCGAGGGCGACGCGGGCGTGGGGAAGACCGCGCTCGCGTCGGCCCTCGCCACCGCCCTGGACGCCCCGCTGATCCGCCTCCAGTGCCACGAGGGCATCGACGCCTCCCAGGCGCTGTACGACTGGGACTTCCCGCGCCAGCTGCTGCATCTGCGGGCGGCGGAGGCGGCCGGGCTCACCGACGCGGACCGGCTGGAGGACGAACTGTACGGGCGGCGGTTCCTGATCGCCCGGCCGCTGCTGCGGGCCCTGGAGACCCGGTCGTGCGTGCTGCTCGTCGACGAGATCGACCGCGCCGACGACGAGTTCGAGGCCTTCCTGCTGGAGCTGCTGTCCGAGTACACGGTGACGATC
Coding sequences:
- a CDS encoding AAA family ATPase, encoding MRPIAREEQEDGGGVEGRGGAGPAWPTGPDDVRVRLEQGGYLADDGLAVACFLALRLRRPIFCEGDAGVGKTALASALATALDAPLIRLQCHEGIDASQALYDWDFPRQLLHLRAAEAAGLTDADRLEDELYGRRFLIARPLLRALETRSCVLLVDEIDRADDEFEAFLLELLSEYTVTIPELGTLRAQSPPVVVLTSNRTREVHDALKRRCLYHWFDHPGFARELAIVRRRVPSASARLAEQVTALVQALRAQELVKPPGVAETIDWAEAMAALGATEADAELAVATLGSVLKYREDLERARGLDLTALLAVRGA